Within Hydrogenispora ethanolica, the genomic segment TGCTTCGATTAAGAAAAAAGAAGATACTCATAAGATGGCGGAAGCCAATAGGGCTTTTGCGCATTATCGTTGGTAACGGGTTGCCGTTGAAAAAACACAGCCCCGAGCTTTTAAGGTTTTTGGAGGGGAAAAATTGTCTAAGAAATTTGATCTGCATTACGTTCGGAATATTGGAATTATGGCTCATATTGACGCTGGTAAAACAACCACGACCGAACGTATCTTATTTTACACGGGAAAACTCCATCGCATGGGCGAAGTGCATGATGGCTCGGCTACGATGGACTGGATGGTTCAGGAGCAAGAGCGCGGAATCACGATTACTTCCGCTGCTACCACTTGTGAATGGCTGAATCATCAAATTAATATTATTGACACACCCGGGCACGTGGATTTTACAGTAGAAGTTGAACGTTCGTTGCGCGTTTTGGATGGCGCTGTTGCTGTATTCTGCTCGGTTGGCGGCGTTGAGCCCCAATCGGAAACCGTCTGGCGCCAAGCGGATAAGTATGGCGTGCCTCGGATCGCTTTCATTAATAAGATGGATCGTATCGGTGCGGATTTCTTCCGTGGCGTTGATATGATCAAAAACCGATTGGGAGCTCATCCGGTTCCACTTCAGGTTCCTATCGGCTCGGAAGAGCGTTTCAGTGGCGTGGTCGATCTGATTACCGAGAAAGCGATTATCTATACTGATGACTTGGGGACGAAAAGTCAAGAGACGGCAATCCCGGAGGATTTGGTCGATATAGTGGCTGAATATCGTACTCAGATGCTTGAGTCCTTGGCGGAATTCGATGAGGAATTGATGCTCAAGTATTTGGAGGGCCAAGAGATTTCGGAATCCGAAATTAAAGCCGCCGTCCGCAAAGGAACCTTAACTGCGAAGATTACGCCGGTCATCTGCGGTTCCGCTTTTAAAAACAAGGGTGTACAGATGCTTTTGGATGCGGTAGTGGATTATCTGCCGTCGCCGTTGGATCTGCCGCCAGTATCGGGAACCAGTCCTGATGACGGTGAATCTCTCGTCCGTCAAGCTTCCGACAATGAGCCGTTCTCGGCCTTGGCTTTTAAAATCATGGCTGATCCTTATGTCGGTAAACTGGCGTTCTTTCGGGTGTATTCCGGCGTCTTAACCTCGGGTTCTTATGTTTTAAATTCAACCAAAAACAAACGGGAACGGGTTGGCCGAATCTTACGGATGCACGCCAATCATCGCGAAGATGTGGAAATGGTTCGCACTGGTGATATTGCGGCGGTAGTCGGCTTAAAAGATACCACCACCGGAGATACCCTGTGTGATGAGAAAAATTCGATTATCCTGGAGTCGATGGAGTTTCCGGACCCGGTAATCGATATCGCCATTGAGCCCAAGACCAAGGCCGACCAAGACAAATTGGGTTTGTCCCTCGCGAGATTGGCCGAGGAAGATCCGACTTTCCGGGTTCATACCGATCAGGAAACGGGTCAAACCATCATTTCGGGTATGGGCGAGCTCCACTTGGAGATCATTGTCGACCGTCTGCTGCGCGAATTTAAGGTTGAAGCGAATGTTGGCAAGCCCCAGGTAGCGTACAGGGAAACGATCCGCAAGTCTGTAAAGTCCGAAGGCAAGTTCGTTCGCCAGTCGGGCGGACGTGGACAATACGGTCATGTCTGGCTCGAACTCGAACCGCTTGAACCCGGTACCGG encodes:
- the fusA gene encoding elongation factor G; amino-acid sequence: MSKKFDLHYVRNIGIMAHIDAGKTTTTERILFYTGKLHRMGEVHDGSATMDWMVQEQERGITITSAATTCEWLNHQINIIDTPGHVDFTVEVERSLRVLDGAVAVFCSVGGVEPQSETVWRQADKYGVPRIAFINKMDRIGADFFRGVDMIKNRLGAHPVPLQVPIGSEERFSGVVDLITEKAIIYTDDLGTKSQETAIPEDLVDIVAEYRTQMLESLAEFDEELMLKYLEGQEISESEIKAAVRKGTLTAKITPVICGSAFKNKGVQMLLDAVVDYLPSPLDLPPVSGTSPDDGESLVRQASDNEPFSALAFKIMADPYVGKLAFFRVYSGVLTSGSYVLNSTKNKRERVGRILRMHANHREDVEMVRTGDIAAVVGLKDTTTGDTLCDEKNSIILESMEFPDPVIDIAIEPKTKADQDKLGLSLARLAEEDPTFRVHTDQETGQTIISGMGELHLEIIVDRLLREFKVEANVGKPQVAYRETIRKSVKSEGKFVRQSGGRGQYGHVWLELEPLEPGTGFVFENKIVGGVVPREYVPPIEAGIKEAMTTGVLAGYPMVDIKATLYDGSYHEVDSSEMAFRVAASMSFKDGAKKANPVILEPIMRVEITTPEEYMGDIMGDFNSRRGRIEGMEARAGAQIIRGHVPLSEMFGYATVIRSISQGRATYSMHFSHYDEVPKNIAETIIQKV